TGAACGGATTGGGATAGTTGGGCAGTAGGACAGTCTCCTGCGGGATTAACGCTGCGTGGAGTTGTTCCAGCACCGCGATGCCGTTCAGATGGGCAGAATCTGTCAGCGCCAACTGCTGTGCTTGGTTGAGCCACTGACGCAGGTCTGCGGCGGTGAGCAATTCCAATGCCTGCGGATATAGGGAGGGTGCAGCTGCGTCCCCGCCAAACTCGCTGGCAACAAGGACGAGGTCAACGATATCGACAAGACCATCTCCGTTGAGATCTGCACTGTTTTGCCCCCTTTGACCGAAACGCGCGCCAACGATTGTCAAATCTAGGATATCCACCACGCCATCGCGGTTGATATCCCCCACAGTTTCTTCTGCCGGTTCTGGGTAGTGGCTTCCCAACGCGTTCCATCTGAATCGACAAGGTAGACTTGGGATAAGGTCAACGTGGATGGCTTAAAGTCATCAACCTTGAACGTGAGGGTGGCAAGTGTTCCGTCACCATTACTCGCCTCGGCGAGTGTGTTTGCGGCAAGTATTACCTTCACAGAGAATA
This sequence is a window from Candidatus Poribacteria bacterium. Protein-coding genes within it:
- a CDS encoding T9SS type A sorting domain-containing protein, whose product is MHVDLIPSLPCRFRWNALGSHYPEPAEETVGDINRDGVVDILDLTIVGARFGQRGQNSADLNGDGLVDIVDLVLVASEFGGDAAAPSLYPQALELLTAADLRQWLNQAQQLALTDSAHLNGIAVLEQLHAALIPQETVLLPNYPNPFNPETWIPYRLAEDASVALTIYDQSGQIVRTLDVGHQAAASYETRSKAIYWDGRNEIGEQVGSGVYFYHLSAGDYSATRKMLILK